One window from the genome of Mauremys mutica isolate MM-2020 ecotype Southern chromosome 4, ASM2049712v1, whole genome shotgun sequence encodes:
- the DICER1 gene encoding endoribonuclease Dicer isoform X2 — MKSPALQSLSMAGLQLMTPASSPMGPFFGLPWQQEAIHDNIYTPRKYQVELLEAALDHNTIVCLNTGSGKTFIAVLLAKELSYQIRGDFNKNGKRTVFLVNSANQVAQQVSAVRTHSDLKVGEYSVLEIIESWTKEKWNQEFAKHEVLVMTCHVVLNVLKNEYLSLSNINLLVFDECHLAIQDHPYQEIMKICENCPSCPRILGLTASILNGKCDPAELEEKIQKLEKILKSNAETATDLVVLDRYTSQPCEIVVDCGPYTDKSGLYERLLKELDEALNFLNDCNISVHSKERDSTLISKQILSDCRAVLVVLGPWCADKVAGMMVRELQKYIKHEQEELHRKFLLFTDTFLRKIHALCEEHFSPASLDLKFVTPKVIKLLEILRKYKPYERQQFESVEWYNNRNQDNYVSWSDSEDDDEDEEIEEKEKPETNFPSPFTNILCGIIFVERRYTAVVLNR; from the exons atgaaaagcCCTGCTTTGCAATCCCTCAGCATGGCAGGACTGCAGCTTATGACCCCTGCTTCCTCACCAATGGGTCCCTTTTTTGGACTGCCATGGCAACAAGAAGCAATTCATGATAACATTTACACGCCAAGAAAATATCAG gTTGAACTGCTTGAAGCAGCTTTGGATCATAATACAATAGTCTGTTTAAACACTGGCTCAGGGAAGACTTTTATTGCAGTACTACTCGCTAAAGAGCTGTCCTATCAGATCAGGGGAGACTTCAACAAAAATGGAAAGAGAACAGTTTTCTTGGTCAACTCAG caaatcaaGTTGCTCAGCAAGTGTCAGCTGTCAGGACCCATTCAGATCTGAAGGTGGGGGAATATTCAGTTTTAGAAATAATTGAATCATGGACAAAGGAAAAGTGGAATCAAGAATTTGCTAAACATGAG GTTCTGGTTATGACATGTCATGTCGttttgaatgttttaaaaaatgaatacttATCCCTGTCAAACATTAATCTTCTGGTGTTTGATGAGTGCCATCTTGCAATCCAGGACCATCCGTATCAAGAAATTATGAAG ATCTGTGAGAACTGTCCATCCTGTCCTCGAATCCTGGGATTAACAGCTTCCATTTTAAATGGGAAATGTGATCCTGCTGAGTTAGAGGAGAAGATTCAGAAACTGGAGAAAATCCTAAAGAGCAATGCTGAAACTGCAACTGATTTGGTGGTCTTAGATAG ATATACTTCTCAGCCATGTGAGATTGTGGTAGACTGTGGACCATATACCGACAAAAGTGGGCTGTATGAAAGATTGTTAAAAGAATTGGATGAAGCACTTAACTTTCTAAATGACTGCAACATATCTGTACATTCAAAAGAGAGAGACTCTACATTAATTTCTAAACAG ATACTGTCAGACTGTCGAGCTGTGTTGGTTGTTCTGGGACCCTGGTGTGCAGATAAGGTAGCTGGAATGATGGTGAGAGAGCTACAGAAGTACATCAAACATGAGCAAGAGGAGCTGCACAGGAAATTTTTATTGTTTACAGACACTTTCCTaagaaaaatacatgcactgtgTGAAGAGCACTTCTCACCTGCCTCACTTGATCTGAAATTTGTAACCCCGAAAGTAATAAAACTGCTTGAAATCTTGCGCAAATATAAACCATATGAGCGGCAGCAGTTTGAAAGTGTTGAGTGGTATAATAATAGGAATCAGGATAATTATGTGTCTTGGAGTGATtctgaagatgatgatgaggatgaAGAAATTGAGGAGAAAGAGAAGCCAGAGACAAATTTCCCTTCTCCCTTTACTAATATTTTATGTGGAATTATTTTTGTGGAACGGAGATACACAGCAGTCGTCCTAAACAGgtaa